DNA sequence from the Amycolatopsis sp. Hca4 genome:
GTCAGCACAGCCGGGGTGGTGCGGCGGGGGCGGCGTTTCACGAAACCCTCCTCGAGGACGGGGCCGGCGGGTGGAGTGCGGTGACGGTGATGTCCACCCGTGTCACATCGAGACCGGTCAGCTCGCCGACCCGGTCGCGCAGGTGGGCCCGGGCCCGTTCGGTGGTGCGGGCGACCGAAGCCGGGTAGGTGACGGACAGCCGGGCGGCCAGCCGCACCCGGCCGCCGTCGACCTCGGCGTCGGCTTGCACCGGGCGGTCGGCGTCTTCGCTGCCGAGCGCGAGGCCCAGGACGCGCCCGGCCGCACCGCCGACGGCGTCGACCTCGCGGGCGGCGTGGGCGGTGATCCGGGCGACGGCGTGGCCGGAGATGACCAGCCGGCCTCGCTCTTCGGCGGGCACTGGGGTGGTCACGGGTCAGCCCCGGTCCCGGCCGAGCAGCCGGCCGAGGTCGATGGCGCCGTCGAGGTGGCGGCCGGCCAGGAAGCCGATCGCGCCGAGCACGAGGACGGCCAGGAACGCGCCGAAGCCGCCGAAGGCGAGGGCGAGACCGAGGACGAGACCGGTCAGCAGACCTGTCCGGGTGGCGTTCATGAGAACCTCCGTCAATCCGTGGTGGGGGTGGCCTCGCCGGCCGTGGCCGGGTAGCGGAGCACGACGCCGACGGTCACTGCACCCGGCCGGTGTCGGAGCCGGTGTCGCCGGTGTCGTCACCGGGCAGGTTGAGGTCGCCGACCGCGATGTTGACCTCCACGACCTCCAGGCCGGTCATCCGCTCGACCGCGGTGATCACGTTCCGGCGCACCGACCGGCTGACATCGGCGATGGACACGCCGTATTCGACGACGACCTGCAGGTCGACCGCGGCCTGCTTCTCACCGACCTCGACGGAGACACCCTGCCCGGCCGAGGCGGTCGCGCCCGGGATGCGCTCGCGGATGGCGGAGAAGGCGCGGGCGGCGCCGCCGCCGAGGGAGTGAATACCGGGAACTTCGCGGGTGGCGAGGCCGGAGATCTTCTGCACGACGGTGTCCGCGATCGTCGTGGTGCCCTGGCTGGTCACCAGCGTGCCGGTCGCGTCCGCGGCGGTCGTGGTCTGCTCGGCCATGGTGTTCCTCCTTCGTCGGGTGAACCGTTGTGCCGGGAAGACCCGGGGTGCGCGGGAATCGTCACGGCCCCGTTCGTATGAACAGGGTCACGCGACCGGGGCAATGACGAATGGCGCGCTCGAGTGTCTTGATGGGCAGGACCGTCCACGAAGGACGGTGACCGACGAAAGGAGCGGCTCATGTCGCTGGGCGACAAGATCGGGAACAAGGCCGAAGACCTCGGCGGCCGGGCCAAGGAGGCGGCGGGCCGTGCCACCGGCGACGACGAACTGCGCGCGGAAGGCCAGGCGGACCAGGCGAAGGCCGGCCTGAAGGACGCGGTCGAGAACGTCAAGGACGCGGTCGGGGACGCCGTGGACAAGGTCAAGAACGTTCTGAAGAAGGACTGAGCCCACGCGGGGACCGGTGGCCGGCGCGGCGAGAGGGAGCGTGCCGGCCACCGGTCTTCGCGGGATGCGTCCTCAGGCTGTAACCCCTCCGCGGTGGGGAGCGACCTAGCTCCTGACCGAGGAGAAGCCCATGCCACAGCGTGAAGTCCGGGTCACTGTCAGGGCCGCGGAGAGCGGGGAGCCCGCTGCATGAGGGGGTGGGCCGATCCGTCGGCGCTGGCGGTGTTCGTGATCGCCGTCGCGCTGCTCCTCGCCGCCGGCACGAGCGGGGCCCTCAGGCTGCCGCCGCTCAACCGGCACGGCCCGCTGACCCCTACCGGGATCAGGGTGACCGCGGCCCTCGGTGTGCTGTGCCTGGTCGTGGCGGGCGGAGTCGCCCTGTGGGGCGGCCACGATTCGCCGCCGCAGCCGACAGCCACTCCGCAGCCTCCGAGTTCCGCTTCGCCGGTCACCCCACCGGCTTCGACGGCTACTACGGAGCCGGCCACGTCGACCCGGCCCACCGTGGACCGGACGACGGACTCGCCGCCGCCTCCGGAACTCCGCGAACTGGCCGCCGATCGCGTCTCCTTGGGCACCTCGACCGGCTACGACTTCGACGCGGGCAAGACCGCTTTCCCGAGCGAGGGCGCCGACATCGTCGTCGACAGCACCGGTATCAGTGCGGTTTCCGGTACCGCGCTGGCGCTGTCCGCCCGAACGGACACCCGGCCCGACGGGTGTCCCGCCGAACTGCGGCTCACCCGGGTGCCGCGCAGCGGTACCGCGTCCGGGCGAGCGGTCTGCGCCCTGACGACGGAGAGGAACCTCGCGGTGTTCACGTTCTCCGACTCCCGCTCATCGGGCGAAGTCACGGTGGACTACGCGGTGTGGGGGAGCCGATGACCTACCGCGGTTCGGCGGTGACCACGATGTTGTCTTCGTAGTTCCTGGTGGCCCGGTCGAACGCACCACCGCAGGTGAAGAGCGTGATGCGGGGGCTGCCGGTCGTGTCGAAATAAGCCTGCAGGTCGATGGCCGACTTGGGGATCTGACGGCGGTCCGTGACGGTGTAGTCCCGTGTCCTGCCGTCGGTGCCGGTGAATTGCAGCCGGGCGCCGGGTTCGAGGCGGCGGAGGCGGAAGAACGCGCCGGGGCCCTCCCGGGCGCTGTCGACGTGGCCGCCGATGACCAGTGAGCCCGCGGGTGCGTCGAGGCCGGGTCCGTAGCGGTACCAGCCGACGGTGCCGACCCGGTCGGGAGCGGCGAACGCCCCCGTGTCGTCGACGCCGACGGGAACCACGGGTGCGTCGACGCCGATGGCCGGGATGATCAGCCTGGTCGGCGCGATGACCGCCTCCGGGCCGGGAAGCGCGGCCGCTTGCGTGGCCGGTGCGGCACCCACGAGCGGCTGTGCGCCGGTGACGGACGCGGCGGAGGGCCGGTCGCCGGTCGCGCGCGGAGTAGCGGCGGCGCCGAAGACAACGGCGCCGACGACAACGGCGACGGCGACGGCGGCAACGGCGGCGAGGGCGTAGCGGTGTGCCCCGGCCGTCCGGGACACACCGCCGGTACGTCGTCCGTTCATCGGGAGGCGCGCTGCACCCGGCGGCGCAGCAGGAACGCCCCCGCCAGCGCGACCAGCAGGCCACCGGCGGCCGGCCGGGCCCAGGAGCCGGTGCCGGTGTCGGCGGCCAGACCGCCGTTGCCGGTCGGCATCGACGACGGTGCGGCACCCAGGTTCTTGATCGTCTGGGCGGCCAGGGTGAGCGTCTTGGCGTCCGCCGAGCCGATCGCGTAGACGATCGTCTCGGTCCCCGGCGCGAGGGCGAGGTCCTTCGGGCCCAGCACGACCGTGCCGGTGCCGGCCAGGGTGACGTCGGCGGACACCGTTCCGGCAGGCAGGTCGGCCATGGCCTCCTTCGGGTTGGTCAGGCCGGGGAAGACCGGCTTCCCGCCGGCGCGGACGTCGACCGCCGGGGCTGCGGCGGTGTGGCGGACCACCAGCCGGGCCTTGCCCGGTGCCGTGCGGGAAACGTCGTTGACGAACGCGGTCAGTGCCGGTTTCGCCGCGGTGTCGAGGTGGGCGACCAGGCTGAGGTTCTTGCCGCCGGGCACGGCCAGTGCCTTGTTCTCCAGCAGCGGGTTCGAGGCCGGTTCGCCCGGCTTGGTCAGCGCGACGTCGTAGGTGCCCGCGGCCAGGCTGAGCGGGCCGGCCACGGTGGCAGGCTGGAAGTTGTCCAGCGTCTTCTTGCCGTTGACGTAGACGTCGACCGGCTGGCCGGGAATGCCGTGCACGACCGACACCATGGACTCCGCGGCGGCCGCCGCGGCGGGGCCCTGGATCGTCAGGGTGGCCAGCGCCCCGGCGGACACCACCACCGCGAGGGATTGCCCGAATCGGCGCATCGACTGCTCCTTGCTGTCGGGGAAAGGAAGTACCCGGTCATTCGCCGGGGAACCGGATCCCGGATGCACCGCGGTGTGGCTGCTCACAAGACGGCGGACGCTGCATCCGACGGCGGCCGCGCCGACGTACCCCCTGGATGGCTCGCCGGGCGGAACGGAGGTGTGCGCCGGATGTTGCTGACTGACGACGTCGCGTCGCCGGCAGGTACGGCTAGGGTGTCGGTCGTGCTCCACGACGCCGCGAGCGGCACCGTCGACGAGCTCGCCCGGCGGTTCGCCGGCGGCGAGCCGGATGCGTTGCGCGCGGCGTTCGACCGGCACGGCCCCGCGGTGCAGCGGCTGGCCAGGGCCAGCCTGCGCGACCAGGCCGACGTCGACGACATCGTGCAGGCCACGTTCGTCTCCGCGTGGAACGGACGGCACACCTACGACCCGGCCAAGGCCGGCCTGCTGACCTGGCTGCTGGGCATCACCCGGCGCCGGATCGTGGACCTCCTGCGCGCCCGCGGCCGGGCCCAGCGCGACAGCGACGCCGTGGCGGCGGCGACCCCGCCCGAGCCGGTGACGGGGGAGTCGCCGGAGCGGATCGTGGACCGGCTCGTCGTCGCCGACGGGCTGACCCGCCTCCCCGCCGCCCAGCGCGAGGTCCTGGAGCTGGCCTTCTACGCCGACCTGACCCACACCCAGATCGCCGAGCGCACCGGACTGCCGCTGGGAACGGTGAAGAGCCACCTGCGCCGCGGCATGCAGAACCTCCGGTCCCACCTGGATCACCCGCCCGAGGAGGTGGATG
Encoded proteins:
- a CDS encoding Asp23/Gls24 family envelope stress response protein, yielding MTTPVPAEERGRLVISGHAVARITAHAAREVDAVGGAAGRVLGLALGSEDADRPVQADAEVDGGRVRLAARLSVTYPASVARTTERARAHLRDRVGELTGLDVTRVDITVTALHPPAPSSRRVS
- a CDS encoding Asp23/Gls24 family envelope stress response protein gives rise to the protein MAEQTTTAADATGTLVTSQGTTTIADTVVQKISGLATREVPGIHSLGGGAARAFSAIRERIPGATASAGQGVSVEVGEKQAAVDLQVVVEYGVSIADVSRSVRRNVITAVERMTGLEVVEVNIAVGDLNLPGDDTGDTGSDTGRVQ
- a CDS encoding CsbD family protein, producing MSLGDKIGNKAEDLGGRAKEAAGRATGDDELRAEGQADQAKAGLKDAVENVKDAVGDAVDKVKNVLKKD
- a CDS encoding class F sortase, whose amino-acid sequence is MNGRRTGGVSRTAGAHRYALAAVAAVAVAVVVGAVVFGAAATPRATGDRPSAASVTGAQPLVGAAPATQAAALPGPEAVIAPTRLIIPAIGVDAPVVPVGVDDTGAFAAPDRVGTVGWYRYGPGLDAPAGSLVIGGHVDSAREGPGAFFRLRRLEPGARLQFTGTDGRTRDYTVTDRRQIPKSAIDLQAYFDTTGSPRITLFTCGGAFDRATRNYEDNIVVTAEPR
- a CDS encoding DUF4397 domain-containing protein; amino-acid sequence: MRRFGQSLAVVVSAGALATLTIQGPAAAAAAESMVSVVHGIPGQPVDVYVNGKKTLDNFQPATVAGPLSLAAGTYDVALTKPGEPASNPLLENKALAVPGGKNLSLVAHLDTAAKPALTAFVNDVSRTAPGKARLVVRHTAAAPAVDVRAGGKPVFPGLTNPKEAMADLPAGTVSADVTLAGTGTVVLGPKDLALAPGTETIVYAIGSADAKTLTLAAQTIKNLGAAPSSMPTGNGGLAADTGTGSWARPAAGGLLVALAGAFLLRRRVQRASR
- a CDS encoding RNA polymerase sigma factor, whose product is MLHDAASGTVDELARRFAGGEPDALRAAFDRHGPAVQRLARASLRDQADVDDIVQATFVSAWNGRHTYDPAKAGLLTWLLGITRRRIVDLLRARGRAQRDSDAVAAATPPEPVTGESPERIVDRLVVADGLTRLPAAQREVLELAFYADLTHTQIAERTGLPLGTVKSHLRRGMQNLRSHLDHPPEEVDDDAPRLRSARPARP